A single region of the Epinephelus fuscoguttatus linkage group LG14, E.fuscoguttatus.final_Chr_v1 genome encodes:
- the asxl2 gene encoding putative Polycomb group protein ASXL2 isoform X2 — protein sequence MMIAKVPSKLQSQPSSPQPRCSSPSVPPSKLISPSQKHSKKALKQALKQQQQRNQRRQGGMPTTSSPRLLLKSIKDMADNITTKTDLCHPVVPRKVSQRSGRLSAGQLKRTKCKIDVETPDSILVNTNLRAIINKHTFSVLPPDCQQRLLKLLPEVDRQACMDGLLKVTSSALNNEFFTSAAQSWKERLAEGDFTPELQLRMRQEIEKEKKVEHWKEAFFENYYGENSGLSFEESKELTKADVNQESARPQSHAHQTVPAAQAPEHPKGTKDSSQTDAAATAVKDMKPTKEPLKAQPAQREPVFTTEPMKTRRSQYTEDRKLNATAQSGPTPAVKTPEAEKQTQRAAAGTVPEKEHKEEVKEEKTELPQSPVKKSCPPKASSELKEDQPVSVVKPAEESEEVISEPSGPSEPLKRKSPCEIGDELTPEKRPRMSSVSSVSSVSSVSPPASSISSPATPTSTTNQRVPPLKIPVSRILPLSPSQVSPRTPLPAPLSSPGRTGARTLADIKAKAQLARAQRAAAAAVSSASKGAVPGPGPGGGSGEQTQPSPSPSPTSPQAFTRLPTSSYSISQTSTPPSRPLDSFDQLSPNQSQASYSSKADEKHKVHFVGTVSAGPHSIQLQPTPSSVHTLKGQENQSPAGSLPKTSSCIPANNPLVTQLLQGKEVPLEQILPKPLSKVEVKMSNLSSGSKVKTPHPTEPRADKQMFHQLSTAGRAGVFSEYTRHHRDLPDKETQEQIVQALMQRKGQQSQPYGGMGPQHPQYKVHQLVHAEEQQDQTRISVGFLGRKRMPRPAMTGHYLLNVSTYGRGPDSRRLHQSVIPNTSVSGFKRESTEGEEAAKDEEPARKCFFPAPGVKTEQQGYSITKSDEAASIEHCSNVKTEPGSEDFDAGADNDSTSATAKDTSHFSQSHRRHLELCNSNQGNSEPYLAQVDPSHQRQSAFQTQRTLDNQEVVAASCYGGTISMSVPHTLNHSTAGIGSSTASAEADGRGVHGSVMSFSVTVTTIPAGHSLDHGNQGEPSPEQSFMEGSNMEDVQSKCYCRLKAMIMCKGCGAFCHDDCIGPSKLCVSCLVVR from the exons GGCAGCTGAAACGCACCAAGTGTAAAATAGATGTGGaaacaccagactccattttgGTTAACACCAACCTGCGGGCGATCATCAACAAGCATACCTTCTCTGTCCTGCCCCCTGACTGCCAACAGAGGCTGCTCAAACTTCTGCCTGAAGTTGACCGGCAG GCTTGCATGGACGGCCTTCTGAAGGTCACTAGTTCTGCCTTAAACAACGAGTTCTTCACATCAGCAGCTCAGTCCTGGAAGGAGAGACTGGCTGAGG GTGACTTCACTCCTGAGTTGCAGCTACGAATGCGCCAAGAAATTGAGAAGGAAAAGAAAGTTGAGCACTGGAAGGAGGCCTTCTTTGAAAACTATTATGGTGAAAA TTCTGGGCTTAGCTTTGAGGAATCCAAAGAGCTGACAAAGGCTGATGTGAATCAGGAGTCTGCCAGGCCCCAGTCCCATGCTCATCAGACAGTACCTGCCGCTCAAGCACCAGAGCATCCCAAGGGCACCAAGGACAGCAGCCAGACTGATGCTGCTGCTACCGCTGTGAAAGACATGAAGCCAACAAAGGAGCCTCTGAAGGCACAGCCTGCTCAGAGAGAGCCAGTCTTCACCACAGAGCCCATGAAGACGCGGCGCTCGCAGTACACTGAGGATCGCAAGTTGAATGCAACAGCACAGTCTGGGCCAACACCTGCAGTGAAAACACCAGAGGCTGAGAAGCAGACTCAACGGGCCGCAGCAGGTACAGTGCCTGAAAAGGAGCATAAAGAGGAAGTGAAGGAGGAGAAAACTGAACTCCCTCAGTCGCCTGTGAAGAAGAGCTGTCCACCAAAGGCTAGTTCAGAGTTGAAAGAGGATCAGCCGGTGTCTGTGGTTAAGCCTGCTGAGGAGAGCGAGGAGGTCATCTCTGAGCCCAGTGGCCCCTCAGAGCCACTGAAAAGGAAATCTCCCTGTGAGATTGGGGATGAACTGACACCAGAGAAAAGGCCCCGTATGTCCTCAgtctcctctgtgtcctcagtcTCCTCTGTATCTCCTCCAGCGTCATCCATATCCAGCCCGGCCACACCAACTTCAACAACAAATCAGAGGGTTCCACCACTCAAG attcCAGTGTCAAGGATTCTTCCTTTGTCACCAAGCCAAGTCTCACCCAGGACTCCCCTCCCGGCCCCGCTTAGCAGCCCAGGCCGTACTGGTGCTCGCACTTTGGCTGACATCAAAGCCAAAGCTCAGCTCGCCCGAGCACAGCGAGCAGCGGCTGCCGCGGTATCATCTGCATCGAAGGGAGCAGTCCCAGGCCCGGGGCCAGGGGGAGGCAGTGGTGAGCAAACACAGCCATCGCCCAGCCCCAGCCCAACGTCCCCACAGGCATTCACCAGGTTACCAACCTCCAGCTACAGCATCAGTCAGACCAGTACGCCTCCTTCTCGCCCACTGGACTCTTTTGACCAGCTAAGCCCAAACCAGTCTCAAGCATCTTACTCAAGCAAAGCtgatgaaaaacacaaagttcATTTTGTTGgtactgtcagtgcagggccTCATAGCATTCAGTTGCAACCCACTCCGTCATCTGTGCACACTCTGAAGGGACAGGAAAACCAATCACCTGCTGGATCATTACCCAAAACCAGCTCCTGTATCCCTGCAAACAATCCACTGGTCACTCAGCTTCTGCAAGGCAAAGAGGTTCCCTTGGAGCAGATCCTCCCAAAACCGCTATCCAAGGTGGAAGTAAAGATGTCAAATTTATCCTCTGGCAGTAAGGTGAAGACACCACACCCCACTGAGCCCCGGGCTGATAAGCAGATGTTCCACCAGTTAAGTACAGCAGGACGAGCAGGAGTGTTCTCAGAATACACGAGACACCACAGGGATCTTCCTGATAAGGAGACTCAGGAGCAGATTGTGCAGGCTCTAATGCAGAGGAAGGGCCAGCAGAGCCAGCCTTATGGTGGCATGGGGCCTCAGCACCCTCAGTACAAAGTCCATCAGCTGGTGCATGCAGAAGAGCAGCAGGACCAAACCAGGATTTCAGTTGGATTTCTGGGTCGTAAGAGGATGCCAAGGCCTGCTATGACGGGACATTACCTGCTCAATGTGTCCACATATGGCAGAGGACCAGATAGCAGGAGACTGCATCAGTCTGTCATCCCAAACACATCTGTGTCAGGTTTTAAAAGGGAAAgcacagaaggagaggaggcgGCTAAGGATGAAGAGCCAGCCAGGAAATGTTTCTTTCCCGCTCCCGGGgttaaaacagagcagcaggGATACTCCATAACCAAGTCTGACGAAGCAGCGAGCATTGAGCATTGCTCCAACGTAAAGACTGAGCCTGGATCAGAGGATTTTGACGCCGGTGCCGATAACGACAGCACCAGTGCGACAGCCAAAGACACCAGCCATTTTTCTCAGTCACACCGAAGGCACCTCGAACTCTGCAATAGTAACCAAGGAAACTCCGAGCCATATCTTGCCCAAGTGGACCCCAGTCACCAGCGGCAGTCTGCCTTTCAAACCCAGAGAACGCTCGATAATCAGGAAGTCGTGGCAGCATCATGCTACGGTGGCACTATCAGCATGTCTGTACCTCACACTTTAAACCACAGTACTGCAGGCATCGGCTCTTCCACAGCCTCTGCAGAGGCTGATGGCCGCGGTGTCCATGGGAGCGTCATGTCTTTTTCAGTGACTGTCACCACCATACCTGCCGGTCACTCGCTAGACCACGGCAACCAGGGTGAGCCCTCACCTGAGCAGTCGTTCATGGAGGGCTCCAACATGGAGGACGTCCAGTCCAAATGCTACTGCCGACTGAAGGCGATGATCATGTGCAAAGGATGTGGAGCCTTTTGCCATGATGACTGCATCGGCCCCTCGAAACTCTGTGTGTCATGTTTAGTTGTACGATGA